In the genome of Dermatophagoides farinae isolate YC_2012a chromosome 4, ASM2471394v1, whole genome shotgun sequence, the window GATTGATACGGATGATTTACTTTCGATACCATCGCCATCAAtatcaacgatgatgacatcATTTCAGCTCAAAGATGCTGGACATTTTCCACATGTTCGTTATTCGAATATTTCCCATTATCTTGTTGAACAATTGTTGCGATTGTAGAAATATCCACCGTTATTTTTTTAgttaattttattgaataaaaatttgctcactgttgatcatcaattccATAGCCAATATTTGGACAATAATAACTGAATAGATAGCTTACGATGCTATTCGAATGAATACCTTTTGGATGATAATCGTTTGGTGCATGAAATTCAATCGGATCACATTGTTGTTTACCaaaatcatattcatcacGTGGACAGAGGCTATTCAATATACTTAATGaattatattcaatcattgtGTGAAACATTTGTTGTGATTGTCGGCCACATTTAACCATTAACATTTCCATTACACAATGTTCCCAATCATAATATGCACAGCATGtgttttgataaaattttgtaAAATTCGCATTTTGTCTCGATTGATCATGGATCCATTCATATGATGTTTGTAATCGATATATACATCGATGCCGATATTCATCTGTCAATTTAACTTTATCGATTAAACATGATGAAATGTTGAGAAAATCTTGAATGATTTCAACtcatattattaatttttaaaaacaagaaaaagaattattttgCTTTTGCTTACCATTTTGAATCGTTCCATTTGGTTGACAGA includes:
- the LOC124490973 gene encoding uncharacterized protein LOC124490973, with the protein product MANNRRIKFCKLDHLIECFIEPSLFLSAQSNGTGIPSNVDDFEQFCFNQHDYGPYCARKWFHRCGTPLHSIFFERLYLQPFQENLRRFCQPNGTIQNVKLTDEYRHRCIYRLQTSYEWIHDQSRQNANFTKFYQNTCCAYYDWEHCVMEMLMVKCGRQSQQMFHTMIEYNSLSILNSLCPRDEYDFGKQQCDPIEFHAPNDYHPKGIHSNSIVSYLFSYYCPNIGYGIDDQQ